One Spinacia oleracea cultivar Varoflay chromosome 4, BTI_SOV_V1, whole genome shotgun sequence DNA segment encodes these proteins:
- the LOC110777444 gene encoding uncharacterized protein At1g01500: MENPYVTVNGNGFLGNNGHSTSRHSSPRLSWLDLRVFYVRISKCEIDDSTPEHLTLNHIPLDPNTLLEVNGVRASIYSDGISTLLRRDRLDKKSDEATFVSTDNIRITGSVKFEVFDRDVLVLSGYLNKCESNGFIDGSESDHVSRMWSMHCETDATGGTGFLKGKQLIGSELALPSIEVYVAGCFLGTPIMLTKSLHLNSRRKQVRLAMLNSIPENDTTESEKESPPQLPVQVLENEGYSNFYPNTEYYEGEDGELSFFNAGVRVGVGIGLSVCLGIGIGVGLLVKTYQGTTRTFRRRFF; this comes from the exons ATGGAGAATCCTTATGTGACCGTGAATGGTAATGGGTTTTTGGGCAACAATGGTCACTCGACTTCAAGACATTCCTCGCCCCGTCTTTCTTGGCTTGATTTACGAGTCTTCTATGTGAGAATTAGCAAGTGTGAGATTGATGATTCGACCCCTGAGCACCTCACTTTGAACCATATACCATTGGATCCAAACACCCTTCTCGAAGTAAATGGGGTAAGAGCTAGTATATATTCTGATGGGATATCAACTCTTCTTCGAAGAGATCGCCTTGATAAGAAATCTGATGAGGCTACATTCGTGAGCACCGACAATATTAGGATAACGGGTAGCGTGAAATTCGAGGTCTTTGATAGGGATGTTCTTGTTCTATCAGGGTATTTGAACAAGTGTGAGAGCAATGGATTTATTGATGGTAGTGAATCTGATCATGTTTCTAGGATGTGGAGTATGCATTGTGAAACAGATGCTACAGGGGGAACTGGCTTTTTAAAAGGGAAACAGTTAATTGGATCTGAATTAGCTTTACCATCTATTGAAGTATATGTTGCTGGATGTTTTTTAGGCACCCCTATTATGTTAACCAAGAGTTTGCATCTTAATTCTCGGAGGAAGCAAGTAAGACTGGCAATGCTGAACTCAATTCCTGAGAATGACACAACTGAAAGTGAGAAAGAGTCTCCACCCCAGCTTCCTGTGCAG GTGTTGGAAAATGAAGGATACAGTAATTTTTATCCAAATACAGAGTATTATGAAGGTGAAGATGGAGAACTCTCATTTTTCAACGCAGGAGTAAGGGTTGGTGTTGGAATAGGCCTTAGCGTTTGCCTTGGAATTGGAATAGGCGTCGGTTTACTGGTTAAGACCTACCAAGGAACAACGCGCACTTTCAGAAGACGGTTCTTCTGA
- the LOC110777449 gene encoding probable receptor-like serine/threonine-protein kinase At4g34500: MATENAGKDSNPEKAITQTLASTSIMGVKLYILILIFVGILICSCFLLLLCLIRRKNKLGGRNRVFLRHNSGIIPLVSTEIRLIDDKNGVKRNLGEILKGDKTEEIGILVKGGGNGRSKSAESSDGSSSSKASVISSDIPNIGWGRWYSLRELELATRGFSDEYIIGEGGYGIVYKGILEDGSIVAVKNLLNNKGQAEKEFKVEVEAIGKVRHKNLVGLVGYCADGSQRILVYEYVESGTLEQWLHGDVGDVSPLTWDIRMKIAIGTAKGLAYLHEGLEPKVVHRDVKSSNILVDKNWNAKVSDFGLAKLLGSEASYVTTRVMGTFGYVSPEYASTGMLSEWSDVYSYGVLLMELITGRCPVDYSKPPGEMNLVDWFKGMVANRRAEEVVDPLIADQPPPRALKRVLLICLRCIDLDASKRPKMGQIVHMLEADEFPFRSDHRPARQEVPLTSATQKLQLSDKGFSR; this comes from the exons ATGGCGACGGAAAATGCAGGAAAAGATAGCAACCCAGAAAAAGCCATTACTCAAACACTAGCCTCAACCTCAATTATGGGTGTAAAACTCTacattttgattttaattttcgtgGGTATTCTGATTTGTTCTTGTTTTCTCCTTCTCCTCTGTTTAATCAGACGGAAAAACAAACTGGGTGGTCGAAATCGGGTGTTTTTGCGGCATAATTCGGGTATAATTCCGTTAGTTTCGACGGAAATTAGGTTAATAGATGATAAAAATGGAGTGAAAAGGAATTTGGGGGAGATTCTAAAGGGGGATAAAACAGAGGAAATTGGGATTTTGGTTAAAGGAGGAGGAAATGGGAGGAGTAAATCGGCGGAAAGTAGCGACGGAAGTTCATCAAGTAAAGCGTCGGTGATCTCGTCGGATATTCCTAATATTGGGTGGGGGCGTTGGTACAGCTTGAGGGAGCTTGAGCTTGCGACACGTGGATTTTCCGATGAGTATATAATCGGTGAAGGTGGTTATGGGATTGTTTACAAGGGTATTCTTGAAGATGGGTCTATTGTTGCTGTCAAGAATCTTCTAAACAACAa GGGGCAAGCGGAGAAGGAGTTCAAGGTAGAAGTCGAAGCCATAGGAAAAGTAAGGCATAAGAATTTGGTTGGTCTTGTTGGCTACTGTGCAGATGGGTCTCAAAG GATTCTTGTGTATGAATATGTCGAAAGTGGCACTCTAGAACAATGGTTGCATGGAGATGTCGGAGATGTAAGCCCTTTAACCTGGGATATCCGAATGAAGATTGCCATTGGAACTGCCAAAGG ACTGGCTTATTTGCACGAGGGACTAGAACCGAAGGTTGTTCATCGTGATGTAAAGTCTAGTAACATCCTTGTTGACAAAAACTGGAATGCAAAAGTATCCGATTTTGGGCTAGCCAAGCTTTTGGGATCCGAAGCAAGCTATGTGACTACTAGAGTAATGGGAACATTTGG GTATGTCTCCCCAGAGTACGCCAGCACAGGTATGCTCAGTGAGTGGAGTGATGTATACAGTTACGGAGTTCTTCTTATGGAATTGATTACAGGAAGGTGTCCAGTTGATTATTCTAAACCACCTGGAGAG ATGAACTTGGTTGATTGGTTCAAGGGAATGGTAGCAAATCGACGTGCAGAAGAAGTGGTGGATCCATTAATTGCTGATCAACCGCCACCTAGGGCACTAAAACGGGTCTTGTTGATCTGTCTGCGGtgtatagatcttgatgccagTAAACGGCCAAAGATGGGCCAGATTGTGCATATGCTCGAGGCAGATGAGTTTCCCTTTCGTTCT GATCATCGACCTGCACGTCAAGAAGTTCCTCTAACATCTGCTACCCAGAAACTTCAGTTATCTGATAAAGGATTCTCCAGGTGA
- the LOC110777442 gene encoding BTB/POZ domain-containing protein At3g05675 has protein sequence MFPHNSNSSPIPKKRHRINSSTRLSSLSPSVATAVDSSVPFLSTPISGGFNDASTADILLRLFYDSDSPSSVADTFDSSSDDVQVYLHSSALCRAKYFSALFSDRWSKNDDDRERLNYQKANLAVLPKSGSISAHLIVLRLLYSDDLSNAINSAATAISILPVAMKLLFDDLVKQCVKFLEAVPWSEEEEEEILNLVPFLSEDESNELLARVSTSKLDSCEQMLDNLLISAKQNHPNLAPVKAFVARLLREFSSTDSARRVLEKAFLMSLKVVKGSLEEYSSPDFRGDHAETEAIQRLNLHTALTNGKHLLWLVERMIELRVADMAVKEWSEQDSFAADLQRAFRDDAWRNIVPGLPTVVLKCTSKLANAVASGNILVARQVRMKFVKDWLPVLIVCKDNASPVLPSHKPVLHSPTTLYLELEETFLRIISTLPMDDAQELLQQCLSFSTRDSEDSPHLITAFNTWFRRATRPSSFTTGFS, from the exons ATGTTCCCGCACAACAGCAACAGCAGCCCAATCCCAAAGAAACGGCACCGTATCAACAGTTCCACCCGCCTCTCTTCTCTCTCCCCCTCGGTTGCCACCGCCGTTGATTCCTCCGTTCCATTTCTCTCTACTCCCATCTCCGGCGGCTTCAACGATGCTTCCACTGCCGACATCCTCCTCCGCCTCTTCTACGATTCCGATTCTCCCTCTTCCGTCGCCGATACCTTCGATTCTTCATCCGATGATGTTCAAGTCTACCTTCATTCCTCCGCGCTTTGCAGGGCGAAGTATTTCTCAGCTTTGTTCTCTGATCGATGGAGCAAAAACGATGATGATcgggaaaggttgaattatcaGAAGGCGAATCTCGCGGTTTTACCAAAATCAGGTTCGATTAGTGCTCATTTGATTGTTCTCCGATTGCTTTATAGTGATGACTTGTCAAACGCTATTAATTCCGCGGCTACGGCGATTTCTATTTTGCCTGTTGCGATGAAGTTGTTGTTTGATGATTTGGTGAAACAATGTGTGAAGTTTCTGGAAGCTGTTCCGTGGAGtgaggaagaggaagaagagATATTGAATTTGGTTCCTTTTTTGAGTGAGGATGAATCGAATGAGCTTTTAGCTAGGGTTTCGACATCGAAATTGGATTCATGTGAACAAATGCTGGACAATCTGTTGATTTCTGCTAAGCAGAATCATCCGAATCTGGCACCGGTGAAGGCGTTTGTTGCGAGGTTGTTGAGGGAATTCTCGTCAACTGATTCAGCCCGGAGAGTGTTGGAGAAGGCTTTTCTGATGAGTTTGAAGGTAGTGAAGGGATCATTGGAGGAGTACTCGAGTCCGGATTTTCGAGGCGATCATGCTGAGACAGAGGCTATTCAGAGGTTAAATTTACATACTGCGTTGACTAATGGCAAGCACTTGTTGTGGCTTGTGGAGAGGATGATTGAGCTTCGAGTTGCTGATATGGCGGTTAAGGAGTGGAGTGAGCAGGATTCTTTTGCTGCTGATTTACAGAGGGCGTTTCGTGATGATGCTTGGAGGAATATCGTTCCTGGGCTTCCAACGGTTGTCTTGAAATGTACATCGAAACTTGCAAATGCCGTGGCTTCAGGCAACATTTTGGTTGCTCGGCAG GTTAGAATGAAATTCGTGAAAGATTGGCTTCCAGTGCTTATTGTATGCAAAGACAATGCATCTCCTGTGCTTCCGAGTCATAAGCCTGTTCTTCATAGTCCTACAACGTTATATTTAGAGCTTGAAGAAACTTTTCTGAGGATAATCTCAACGTTGCCCATGGACGATGCACAAGAGCTATTGCAGCAATGCCTAAGTTTCTCTACCCGAGATTCAGAAGACAGTCCCCATTTAATCACGGCCTTCAACACGTGGTTTCGGCGTGCAACTCGGCCATCGTCTTTTACAACAGGTTTCTCGTAG